From Tautonia marina, a single genomic window includes:
- the cysK gene encoding cysteine synthase A — translation MATADEVRARGRIYDEITQCVGNTPLIRLRRITEGCHAQIVAKLENFNPLWSVKDRIGVAMIDTAEAEGKINPDTVIIEPTSGNTGIGLAFTCAARGYRLVVTMPESMSLERRRLIKAFGAEIVLTPAAEGMPGAVRRAEELTKNTPNAFMPQQFRNPANPEIHRKTTAEEIWRDTDGQVDILVCGVGTGGTITGCGEVLKSRKPELQVVAVEPEDSPVITQTRNGEPTKPGPHKIQGIGAGFIPEILNVNIIDEVIRVSNEESFETTRRLARLEGMLCGISCGAAAAGALRVAMRPENTGKMIVVVLPDLGERYLSTPLFPE, via the coding sequence ATGGCGACCGCCGACGAGGTCAGGGCGCGGGGCCGGATCTACGACGAGATTACGCAGTGTGTCGGCAATACTCCGTTGATTCGCTTGCGACGGATCACCGAGGGCTGTCACGCTCAGATCGTCGCGAAGCTCGAGAATTTCAACCCGCTCTGGTCGGTCAAGGACCGCATCGGTGTGGCGATGATCGACACGGCCGAGGCCGAGGGGAAGATCAACCCCGACACGGTTATCATTGAACCGACAAGCGGCAACACCGGCATCGGCCTGGCCTTCACCTGCGCGGCTCGTGGATACCGCCTGGTCGTGACGATGCCCGAAAGTATGAGCCTCGAGCGTCGCCGCCTGATCAAGGCGTTCGGGGCCGAGATCGTCCTGACTCCCGCGGCCGAAGGCATGCCCGGTGCTGTTCGTCGCGCAGAGGAGTTGACGAAGAACACCCCGAACGCCTTCATGCCTCAGCAGTTCCGCAATCCGGCCAACCCGGAAATCCACCGTAAGACCACGGCCGAAGAGATCTGGCGAGACACCGACGGCCAGGTCGACATCCTGGTCTGCGGCGTGGGGACCGGCGGCACGATCACCGGCTGCGGTGAAGTCCTGAAAAGCCGCAAGCCCGAGCTTCAGGTCGTCGCCGTCGAACCGGAAGACTCGCCTGTCATTACGCAGACGCGGAACGGAGAGCCAACCAAACCTGGCCCTCACAAGATTCAGGGGATCGGCGCGGGGTTCATCCCCGAGATCCTCAACGTCAACATTATCGACGAGGTGATCCGCGTTTCGAACGAAGAGTCGTTCGAGACAACCCGACGCCTGGCCCGGCTTGAAGGGATGCTCTGTGGCATCTCTTGCGGAGCCGCCGCGGCCGGGGCCCTTCGCGTCGCCATGCGCCCCGAAAACACCGGGAAGATGATCGTGGTCGTTCTACCGGACCTCGGCGAGCGGTATCTCTCGACCCCCCTGTTCCCCGAATGA
- a CDS encoding transposase — NSLHWVLDVTFDEDRSRIRKESAPENFGLLRRLALCLFKGDTSSKGSIKGKRLKASWDDEYLIQVLCGSAGN; from the coding sequence GAACTCGCTGCACTGGGTCCTGGACGTAACGTTCGATGAGGATCGGAGCCGGATCAGGAAGGAGAGCGCCCCGGAGAACTTCGGCCTGCTCCGTCGTCTGGCGTTGTGCCTGTTCAAGGGCGACACCTCGTCGAAGGGGAGCATCAAGGGCAAGCGGCTGAAGGCGTCGTGGGACGACGAATACCTGATCCAAGTCCTCTGCGGAAGTGCTGGAAATTAG
- a CDS encoding DUF5615 family PIN-like protein, whose translation MPLSLYMDVHVPMVVTQTLRRRGVDLLTSQEDGTSTAEDDVLLARATALGRLLVTQDQDFLRISAEWQLTGQSFTGILFAAQQGASLGLLAADLELIVSCGEPDELRDRVTYLPLR comes from the coding sequence ATGCCGCTGAGCCTGTATATGGACGTCCATGTCCCGATGGTCGTGACGCAGACCTTGCGGCGACGCGGGGTGGATCTCCTGACCAGTCAGGAGGACGGGACCAGCACTGCGGAGGACGACGTGCTCCTGGCCCGGGCCACGGCCCTGGGGCGTCTCCTCGTCACCCAGGATCAGGACTTCCTGCGGATCTCCGCCGAATGGCAACTGACGGGACAATCCTTCACCGGGATTCTCTTCGCCGCCCAGCAGGGAGCGAGCCTCGGCCTCCTCGCGGCCGACCTCGAACTGATCGTCTCCTGCGGCGAGCCGGACGAACTCCGGGATCGTGTCACGTATCTCCCCCTGCGTTAA
- a CDS encoding DUF433 domain-containing protein, protein MNTHLGYVHLRIEPDGNAWVDGTRYSVAHLAGEHYHHGWSAEELLRQHPDLRPEQVYAALTYFYDHRDRILRELGETAERVRPLVEAQPLSRAELLRRRDAGTP, encoded by the coding sequence ATGAATACGCACCTGGGTTACGTGCATCTCCGGATCGAACCCGACGGAAATGCCTGGGTTGACGGGACGCGGTACTCGGTCGCCCATCTCGCCGGGGAACACTACCACCATGGCTGGTCCGCGGAGGAACTCCTCCGCCAGCACCCGGACCTCCGCCCCGAGCAGGTCTACGCCGCCCTGACCTACTTCTACGACCACCGCGACCGCATCCTCCGCGAGCTCGGCGAGACCGCCGAACGAGTTCGTCCGCTCGTCGAGGCGCAGCCCCTCAGCCGGGCCGAACTCCTCAGGCGACGCGACGCAGGGACTCCCTGA